One genomic region from Spirosoma sp. KCTC 42546 encodes:
- a CDS encoding ABC transporter permease/substrate-binding protein, translating into MLDFLRQNADKLLEQTLTHIGLTFVSLLLALLIGVPLGILISRRTKLASSVLGVAGVLQTVPSIALLGFLIPLLGIGVGPALVALFLYALLPIIRNTYVGITEVSLLVKEAAKGVGMTDNQILTKVELPLALPVIFAGVRTATVINVGVATLAAYVAAGGLGEFIFSGIALSNVNMMLAGAIPAALLAVGFDFGLARLQHLSVKKLRVGAAAFVILVPFLSAFYLLPGRNDKLIAGFAHEFYGRADGYPGLQKTYGLQLRPRLIDQNLMYEAIHQSQVDIISGYSTDGRIKAFDLLVLADNRHAFPPYGAAPVVRQVALDRYPELGPTLNKLAGKLTDSVMTALNYQADYKKEAPEAIAHEFLKQAGLYTTPKPGERTETVVMGSKVFTEQYILAEIYRQLIEGQTQLRVVTKTGLGGTQICFDALRTGAIDFYPEYTGTGLLVVLQPSAATLQHLPMQSDSVYQFVRQQFQEKYKLDWLKPLGFNNSYCLMMRREQSKQLGIQSIDDLVKYLGEK; encoded by the coding sequence ATGCTCGACTTTCTACGACAAAACGCCGATAAACTACTGGAGCAGACGTTAACGCACATTGGGCTGACGTTCGTCTCGCTGCTACTGGCGCTGCTGATTGGCGTACCACTGGGTATTCTGATTTCAAGACGAACCAAATTGGCAAGCAGTGTGCTGGGGGTAGCTGGTGTCTTACAAACGGTGCCGAGCATCGCTCTATTAGGCTTCCTGATTCCATTGTTGGGGATTGGCGTTGGTCCCGCTCTGGTGGCTCTTTTTTTGTATGCGCTATTGCCCATTATTCGGAATACGTATGTCGGCATTACGGAGGTTAGCCTTTTGGTGAAAGAAGCGGCTAAGGGTGTTGGTATGACGGATAATCAGATTTTGACCAAAGTGGAATTGCCACTTGCGCTGCCGGTTATTTTTGCGGGTGTTCGTACCGCAACGGTCATCAATGTGGGCGTAGCAACGCTGGCGGCCTACGTAGCGGCTGGCGGACTGGGCGAGTTTATTTTCAGTGGAATTGCGCTGAGCAACGTAAATATGATGCTGGCGGGTGCTATTCCGGCTGCCTTACTGGCGGTTGGATTCGATTTTGGGCTGGCCCGATTACAGCATCTGTCGGTCAAAAAACTTCGTGTGGGTGCAGCCGCTTTTGTGATTTTGGTGCCGTTTCTGTCAGCTTTTTATTTGCTGCCGGGCCGAAACGATAAATTAATTGCAGGCTTTGCCCACGAGTTTTATGGTCGCGCTGATGGCTATCCCGGTTTGCAGAAAACCTATGGCCTTCAACTTCGTCCTCGGTTAATTGATCAGAATTTAATGTACGAGGCTATTCACCAAAGCCAGGTGGACATCATCAGCGGTTATTCGACAGATGGCCGGATAAAAGCCTTCGATTTACTGGTTCTGGCTGACAATCGACATGCGTTTCCGCCCTACGGTGCCGCTCCGGTTGTTCGGCAGGTTGCATTGGATCGCTATCCCGAACTTGGACCAACACTGAATAAACTGGCTGGCAAGCTAACGGATTCGGTAATGACGGCCCTGAACTATCAGGCAGATTATAAAAAAGAAGCGCCCGAAGCCATAGCTCATGAATTTCTGAAGCAAGCCGGTTTGTACACTACACCGAAACCGGGTGAACGAACCGAAACCGTAGTGATGGGATCGAAGGTATTTACGGAACAGTATATTCTGGCTGAGATTTACCGGCAATTAATTGAAGGGCAAACACAGTTAAGAGTCGTTACGAAAACAGGTCTTGGTGGTACACAAATCTGCTTCGATGCGCTGCGTACGGGAGCCATTGATTTTTACCCTGAATACACGGGCACCGGTTTGCTGGTTGTTTTACAACCGTCTGCCGCTACTTTGCAACATCTGCCTATGCAGTCAGATTCGGTGTATCAATTTGTGCGGCAGCAGTTTCAGGAGAAGTATAAATTAGATTGGTTGAAGCCGTTAGGTTTTAACAACAGTTATTGCCTGATGATGCGAAGGGAACAGTCAAAGCAATTAGGCATTCAGTCGATTGATGATTTGGTGAAGTATCTGGGTGAAAAGTAA
- a CDS encoding efflux RND transporter periplasmic adaptor subunit, whose product MTSIHSSIRFAQLMLLMISSLAGLSACQSAEKASAGTESEKSSDSTASADSAPKPGDPVRVALTQAQYNVAAIQLGQPTPRTLSTTLKVNGSLDVPAQNQVSVSVPFGGYIRKIDLEPGMRIRKGQTLVVLENPEYIQFQQDYLDTKAKLEYADLEFARQQELSRENVNALKVFQQTRANRQSLQAQLAGMGQRLALLHINPATLTPDRLTRTITIPSPVSGFVTDVPVNNGRYLNPSDVLVQITDLTHPHVRLSIFEKDISRIHVGQIVRFGMGGDATLAHRGQIFLIGKAIAADRTISILAHPDGYSDDYIPGGYISAQIDVKTQPLPALPEEAIVNFGGKNYVYILEKKEANPATYQFRQVEVKPGVRESGYVAITLPADIDPKQTPIVVKGAYNLLAKLNNSEEE is encoded by the coding sequence ATGACATCCATTCATTCATCGATTCGTTTTGCCCAGCTTATGCTGCTGATGATCAGTAGTCTGGCCGGATTGTCGGCTTGTCAGTCTGCCGAAAAAGCCAGCGCTGGTACAGAGTCTGAAAAATCTTCTGATTCTACCGCTTCGGCGGATTCTGCCCCCAAACCCGGTGATCCGGTTCGGGTTGCCCTGACGCAGGCACAATACAACGTGGCTGCCATTCAACTCGGCCAACCTACGCCCCGTACGCTCAGCACCACCCTTAAAGTGAACGGTTCGCTCGATGTACCAGCTCAGAATCAGGTATCTGTCTCGGTGCCTTTTGGTGGCTACATCCGAAAAATCGACCTGGAACCGGGTATGCGGATTCGTAAAGGACAGACGCTGGTTGTGCTCGAAAATCCGGAATACATTCAGTTTCAGCAGGACTATCTGGACACAAAAGCCAAGCTGGAATACGCCGATCTGGAATTTGCCCGCCAGCAGGAATTAAGTCGGGAGAATGTGAACGCCCTAAAGGTGTTTCAGCAAACTCGCGCCAACCGGCAGAGTCTGCAGGCTCAACTGGCAGGTATGGGCCAGCGACTGGCTTTGCTGCACATCAATCCGGCCACACTAACCCCCGACCGACTGACGCGTACGATTACCATTCCCTCGCCGGTATCGGGTTTCGTGACGGATGTGCCCGTTAACAATGGCCGGTATCTGAATCCCTCCGATGTATTGGTTCAAATTACGGACCTCACCCACCCGCACGTTCGGCTGAGTATTTTCGAGAAAGATATTAGTCGGATTCACGTGGGCCAGATTGTGCGGTTTGGGATGGGTGGCGATGCCACGTTAGCGCACCGGGGCCAAATTTTCCTGATCGGTAAAGCCATCGCTGCCGACCGGACCATTTCGATATTGGCTCACCCCGATGGCTATTCGGATGATTATATTCCGGGTGGCTACATATCGGCCCAGATCGATGTGAAAACCCAACCGTTGCCCGCCTTGCCCGAAGAAGCGATCGTTAATTTCGGCGGCAAAAATTACGTTTATATACTGGAGAAAAAGGAAGCCAACCCAGCAACCTATCAGTTTCGCCAAGTTGAAGTGAAGCCTGGCGTGCGGGAAAGCGGGTACGTAGCGATAACCCTGCCTGCTGATATTGATCCAAAACAAACCCCAATTGTGGTTAAAGGGGCTTATAATCTGTTGGCCAAATTGAATAATAGCGAAGAGGAGTAG
- a CDS encoding flavin reductase family protein, translating into MITINPADLKPNEFYRYMISTIGPRPIAFASTIDSEGNVNLSPFSFFNMFSYNPPTLIFAPTINRHGHKKHTLLNLEEVGEVVINVVNYPMVEQASLASAEFERGVNEFEKAGFTAVPSERVRPPRVAESPASYECVVRQIINTNSQSDNGIDTPGTGHLVICEVVMAHFQESIFNANGGIDQASVDLVGRLGGDWYSRANVDALFAVGRPQMGMGIDQIPSAIRNSAILTGNDLGKLGSCVSLPTTEKVNAYRASGILNDLFDEARKGCQYLPDLLHLRAKQLLTENKVKDAWLTLLAG; encoded by the coding sequence ATGATAACTATTAATCCTGCCGACTTAAAACCCAACGAGTTTTATCGCTACATGATTAGCACCATTGGCCCGCGCCCGATTGCGTTTGCCAGTACGATCGACTCTGAGGGCAATGTCAACCTGAGTCCATTCAGTTTTTTCAATATGTTCAGCTATAACCCACCCACGCTGATTTTCGCCCCAACGATAAACCGACATGGACACAAAAAGCACACACTACTCAACCTGGAGGAAGTGGGTGAAGTGGTTATCAACGTGGTCAATTACCCAATGGTTGAGCAGGCTTCGCTGGCCAGTGCCGAGTTTGAACGGGGTGTCAACGAGTTTGAAAAAGCCGGATTTACAGCCGTTCCTTCCGAGCGGGTTCGCCCGCCGAGAGTGGCAGAATCACCGGCTTCGTATGAGTGTGTAGTGCGGCAGATTATCAATACGAATAGTCAGTCGGATAATGGTATAGACACACCCGGAACGGGTCATTTAGTAATCTGCGAAGTTGTGATGGCTCATTTTCAGGAGTCTATTTTCAACGCCAACGGCGGTATTGACCAGGCTAGTGTTGATCTGGTTGGGCGGCTCGGTGGTGACTGGTACAGTCGGGCAAACGTCGATGCGCTGTTCGCTGTTGGACGGCCACAAATGGGAATGGGGATAGACCAAATTCCATCGGCTATTCGTAACAGTGCTATTTTAACGGGTAACGATCTGGGGAAATTAGGCAGTTGCGTCAGCCTGCCTACAACGGAGAAAGTAAATGCGTACCGGGCATCGGGCATCCTGAACGACTTATTTGATGAAGCCCGTAAGGGGTGCCAGTATTTACCTGATTTGCTCCACCTCAGAGCAAAACAATTGCTTACTGAAAATAAGGTAAAAGACGCATGGCTGACGTTGCTGGCGGGCTAG
- a CDS encoding DUF427 domain-containing protein has product MKAIWNGQTIAESNDTVVVENNHYFPKESVNSEFLADSQTHTTCPWKGLASYYSLTVDGKTNTDAAWYYPDPKSAASQIKDRVAFWKGVTITE; this is encoded by the coding sequence ATGAAAGCCATCTGGAACGGCCAAACCATTGCCGAAAGTAACGACACTGTTGTCGTCGAAAATAATCACTATTTCCCGAAAGAATCCGTGAATTCTGAATTTCTGGCAGACAGTCAAACGCATACGACCTGCCCTTGGAAAGGACTGGCCTCGTATTATTCGCTGACGGTAGACGGCAAAACGAACACCGACGCGGCCTGGTATTATCCTGATCCTAAATCGGCCGCCAGCCAGATCAAAGACCGGGTAGCCTTCTGGAAGGGCGTTACCATCACCGAATGA
- a CDS encoding CocE/NonD family hydrolase, which yields MKYWLYALLAFVITVPAQAQLTSTANFVRDNYQKTEYKIPMHDGTKLHTTVYAPKDASATAKYPFMMQRTCYSVAPYGPDTYPAQVGPSGTLMRDKFIFVYQDVRGRWASEGTWTNMTPTVTDQQPVVAAKGKKMVTKPTNTTLVDESSDTYDTIEWLLKNIPNNNGRVGQWGISYPGFYTIAGAVAAHPALKASSPQAPISDFFFDDFHHNGAFIQAYLFTYPVFGVQHPQPTTQAWYNNDFINTKSKDGFQWQLDLGPLKNVDKYYKDNFYWQETVNHPNYDEFWQKRSIIPHLKNINHAMMTVGGWFDAEDLPGPLNIYKTVEKNNPGTYNTLVMGPFGHGRWSHETGHTLHSNVYFGDSVATFYQRNIEAKFFTHFLKGAGDGKTGLPEAYLFNTGRNEWKTFDKWPAANAQPMQFFLASTGKLAQQAGNAYSEFVSDPMKPVPYTEDITTTQGFTPFNYMSEDQRFAGRRPDVLTFQTDALTDDLTLGGEIMAKLKVSTTGTDADWVVKLIDVYPPDEPNHPYMPNKNITLGNYQQMVRSEVMRGRFRNSFEKPEPFKPGEVTDVNFRLQDVLHTFKKGHRVMIQVQSTWFPLIDRNPQTYVDNIFKADEKDFQKATHRVYDSSVIEVQVLK from the coding sequence ATGAAATACTGGCTCTACGCACTGCTCGCGTTTGTCATTACCGTTCCGGCTCAGGCACAACTCACATCAACCGCTAACTTTGTTCGGGATAATTACCAGAAAACGGAATACAAAATCCCCATGCACGACGGCACGAAACTGCATACAACCGTCTACGCCCCGAAGGATGCGTCAGCGACTGCGAAATATCCGTTCATGATGCAGCGGACGTGCTACAGTGTGGCCCCTTACGGGCCCGATACCTATCCGGCACAGGTTGGCCCGTCGGGAACGCTCATGCGCGACAAGTTTATTTTCGTGTATCAGGACGTGCGGGGCCGGTGGGCATCCGAAGGCACCTGGACGAACATGACCCCAACCGTAACCGACCAGCAACCCGTTGTGGCCGCGAAGGGTAAAAAGATGGTGACGAAACCCACCAACACGACCCTTGTCGATGAGAGTTCGGATACCTACGATACCATCGAATGGCTGCTTAAAAACATACCGAACAACAACGGTCGGGTAGGGCAGTGGGGCATTAGTTATCCTGGTTTTTACACCATTGCCGGTGCCGTAGCGGCTCATCCTGCCCTGAAAGCGTCGTCGCCACAAGCGCCCATCTCCGATTTTTTCTTCGATGATTTTCACCACAACGGTGCGTTTATTCAGGCGTATCTGTTTACGTACCCTGTATTTGGCGTTCAGCATCCGCAGCCCACTACGCAGGCCTGGTACAACAACGATTTCATCAATACAAAATCAAAGGATGGTTTTCAGTGGCAGTTAGATCTCGGTCCACTCAAGAATGTCGATAAATACTACAAGGATAATTTCTATTGGCAGGAAACCGTCAACCACCCGAACTACGACGAATTCTGGCAGAAACGAAGCATCATTCCGCACCTCAAAAACATCAACCACGCCATGATGACCGTCGGGGGCTGGTTCGATGCGGAAGATTTGCCGGGTCCACTGAATATCTACAAAACGGTTGAAAAGAATAATCCGGGCACGTATAACACGCTGGTAATGGGGCCGTTCGGGCACGGCCGCTGGTCGCACGAGACGGGGCACACGCTGCATAGCAATGTCTACTTTGGTGATAGCGTAGCCACCTTTTACCAGCGCAACATCGAGGCAAAATTCTTTACGCACTTCCTGAAAGGCGCGGGTGATGGCAAGACTGGATTACCCGAAGCCTACCTGTTCAATACGGGCCGGAATGAATGGAAAACATTCGATAAATGGCCCGCTGCCAATGCGCAACCGATGCAGTTTTTCTTAGCCAGTACTGGGAAACTGGCGCAACAGGCAGGTAACGCGTACTCGGAATTTGTGAGTGACCCGATGAAGCCGGTGCCTTATACCGAAGACATTACGACTACGCAGGGCTTTACACCATTCAACTACATGTCGGAAGACCAGCGGTTTGCAGGCCGGCGGCCGGATGTGCTGACCTTCCAAACCGATGCACTGACCGACGACCTGACCCTAGGGGGCGAAATTATGGCGAAACTTAAAGTCAGTACCACCGGCACCGATGCCGATTGGGTTGTAAAACTGATCGACGTCTACCCGCCCGACGAACCGAACCACCCGTACATGCCGAACAAGAATATTACCCTCGGCAATTATCAACAGATGGTTCGTTCAGAAGTGATGCGAGGACGGTTCCGTAATTCGTTCGAGAAGCCCGAACCCTTTAAACCGGGCGAAGTGACGGACGTGAACTTCCGGTTGCAGGATGTATTACACACCTTCAAAAAAGGCCATCGGGTAATGATTCAGGTACAAAGCACCTGGTTCCCACTGATCGACCGTAATCCACAGACCTATGTGGATAACATCTTCAAAGCCGATGAAAAAGACTTTCAGAAAGCCACGCATCGAGTGTACGATAGTTCGGTGATTGAGGTACAGGTGCTGAAATAA
- a CDS encoding DUF86 domain-containing protein, protein MKSDLVYLEHIETCLNSIISYVDDLSETDFIQQSMVQDACIRQFEVMGEATKRLSMAFRERYPHIPGWFQRSAYS, encoded by the coding sequence ATGAAGTCTGATCTGGTTTATCTAGAACATATTGAAACCTGCCTAAACAGCATCATTAGCTACGTTGATGATCTTTCCGAAACGGATTTCATCCAACAATCCATGGTTCAGGATGCCTGTATTCGGCAGTTTGAGGTTATGGGAGAAGCAACGAAACGCTTATCAATGGCCTTTCGCGAGCGCTATCCTCATATCCCCGGCTGGTTTCAGAGATCGGCTTATTCATGA
- a CDS encoding L-rhamnose mutarotase: MRYCLALDLKDDPALIAEYEQYHKRLRPEIEASIRESGITDMQLYRIGNRLFMIMETDETFSFEAKAAADAANPNVQEWENLMWGYQQALPMAKPGEKWVLMDRIFKL, from the coding sequence ATGCGCTATTGCCTTGCCCTTGATCTTAAAGATGACCCGGCCCTGATTGCCGAATATGAACAGTACCACAAACGGCTCCGGCCTGAAATTGAAGCTAGTATTCGCGAGTCGGGCATAACCGATATGCAGCTTTACCGCATTGGTAATCGGCTGTTTATGATTATGGAGACCGACGAGACATTTTCCTTCGAAGCGAAAGCTGCCGCCGATGCCGCCAATCCGAACGTTCAGGAGTGGGAGAACCTGATGTGGGGTTATCAGCAAGCGTTGCCGATGGCGAAACCGGGAGAGAAATGGGTGCTGATGGATCGTATTTTTAAGCTTTGA
- a CDS encoding ABC transporter ATP-binding protein yields the protein MIEIQNLTKRFESHTAVDGVSLSVGPGETLVLLGTSGCGKTTTLKMINRLIEPTSGSIRVAGVDVGQQPGPELRRQIGYVIQDGGLFPHYTIAEAIATVPKLLAWEPAEIQKRTSELIDKLQLPKSVLNRYPSELSGGQRQRVGLARALAAKPPVVLMDEPFGALDPFTRRHVRRELFGLNELKETTVVLVTHDVSEALELADRIALMDKGKIVQIGPPNELLKQPANDFVRDFLDL from the coding sequence ATGATCGAGATTCAAAACCTGACCAAACGATTTGAGTCGCACACAGCCGTGGACGGGGTCTCGCTGAGCGTGGGGCCGGGTGAAACACTTGTGTTGCTGGGAACCAGCGGCTGCGGCAAAACGACTACGCTCAAAATGATTAACCGCCTGATCGAACCCACCAGCGGATCGATCCGTGTGGCGGGCGTAGATGTTGGACAGCAACCCGGTCCTGAACTTCGCCGACAGATCGGTTATGTGATTCAGGATGGGGGCTTGTTCCCGCATTATACCATTGCCGAAGCCATCGCCACCGTACCAAAACTTCTTGCTTGGGAACCAGCCGAGATCCAGAAGCGCACCAGCGAGCTAATCGATAAGCTTCAGCTCCCTAAATCGGTGCTGAATCGGTATCCCTCCGAATTGAGCGGTGGCCAGCGCCAGCGGGTTGGTCTGGCACGGGCATTGGCGGCCAAACCGCCAGTGGTGCTCATGGACGAGCCGTTTGGTGCCCTGGACCCATTCACACGCCGACATGTCCGTCGGGAATTATTTGGCTTAAATGAATTGAAGGAGACAACGGTTGTACTCGTTACGCACGATGTCAGCGAAGCCCTCGAACTGGCCGACCGTATTGCGTTGATGGACAAAGGGAAAATCGTGCAGATTGGCCCGCCAAATGAGTTGCTGAAACAACCCGCCAACGATTTCGTTCGGGATTTTCTGGATTTATGA
- a CDS encoding helix-turn-helix transcriptional regulator produces MKNRLKVERAEQNLSQADLADRIGVSRQTINSIETGRYVPSTILSLKLAQVFGKPVEYIFTLEETD; encoded by the coding sequence ATGAAAAACCGACTTAAAGTAGAGCGGGCTGAACAAAACCTATCCCAGGCCGACCTGGCCGACCGCATTGGCGTAAGTCGACAAACAATTAACTCGATTGAAACGGGACGCTATGTGCCGTCAACCATTTTGTCACTAAAACTGGCACAGGTGTTCGGTAAACCTGTAGAGTATATCTTTACGCTCGAAGAGACCGATTGA
- a CDS encoding zeta toxin family protein, with translation MPNLYILAGCNGAGKTSVAYTLLPEVVECKEFVNADEIARGLSPFNVESVAFEAGRIMLERIDYLIGKRVDFALETTLSTRSYSQLIRRVKPLGYTITLVYSCLDSVELAKERVKSRVEQGGHDIPPEVIERRYYRSLKNLVNLYLPICDTWIIVDNSLSELRLVAEGHGLDYSVVNHTIWFWLQGHGTN, from the coding sequence ATGCCGAATCTGTATATTCTTGCTGGTTGTAACGGCGCAGGAAAAACGTCTGTTGCATATACCTTGTTACCCGAAGTAGTTGAGTGCAAGGAATTTGTTAATGCGGATGAAATTGCTCGTGGCTTATCACCATTCAATGTTGAGTCAGTTGCCTTTGAGGCTGGGCGTATCATGCTGGAACGTATTGATTACCTCATTGGGAAACGAGTAGATTTTGCGCTTGAAACAACATTATCAACTCGTTCTTACAGTCAGCTTATTCGGCGCGTTAAACCGCTTGGCTATACAATCACTCTTGTGTATTCCTGTCTGGATTCGGTTGAACTGGCAAAGGAGAGGGTAAAATCAAGAGTTGAACAGGGTGGGCATGATATACCTCCTGAGGTAATCGAACGGCGTTATTACCGTAGTTTAAAAAATCTTGTTAACTTGTATCTACCAATCTGCGATACTTGGATTATCGTTGATAACTCACTAAGTGAACTACGACTAGTCGCAGAAGGGCATGGTTTAGATTATTCTGTTGTTAATCATACAATTTGGTTTTGGCTTCAAGGACATGGAACAAATTAG
- a CDS encoding HepT-like ribonuclease domain-containing protein: MRLWEKQRNAYQWPFASAILISPAGFRDRLIHDYLNVDLTLVWQTAKYTVVDLLIEVETLLDNLRKLEE, translated from the coding sequence TTGAGGTTATGGGAGAAGCAACGAAACGCTTATCAATGGCCTTTCGCGAGCGCTATCCTCATATCCCCGGCTGGTTTCAGAGATCGGCTTATTCATGATTACCTGAATGTTGATCTCACCTTAGTCTGGCAAACGGCAAAGTATACAGTGGTTGATCTATTGATAGAAGTAGAAACTTTGTTAGATAACCTTCGAAAACTAGAGGAGTAG
- a CDS encoding type I phosphomannose isomerase catalytic subunit, which translates to MLYPLTFKTIFKEKIWGGQKIKTILEKDFSGSPDRPLPNCGETWEVSDVEGNVSIVNEGSLQGKSLHELVEEYKGELVGKHVYEQYGNRFPLLVKFIDANDDLSIQVHPDDELAKKRKSGFGKTEMWYIMQADEGAKLNSGFNRELTKDEYVKAVADNTIQDLLNIETAKPGDVFFLPAGRVHYIGKGLLLAEIQQTSDTTYRIYDFDRVDATTGQKRELHTELAVDAINYHHYDHYKTQYDKKLNESVNVVKSDYFITNVLNFNEEVAQDYSRIDSFVILICVAGGLTIETQGGYSLSLKMGQCALIPASVNNLTLIPDGDMTVLETYVP; encoded by the coding sequence ATGCTATATCCGCTGACGTTCAAAACCATTTTTAAAGAAAAAATCTGGGGAGGCCAGAAAATCAAAACCATTCTGGAGAAAGACTTCTCCGGATCGCCGGACCGTCCCCTGCCCAACTGTGGCGAAACCTGGGAAGTCTCCGATGTAGAAGGCAACGTGTCCATTGTGAACGAAGGTAGTTTACAAGGCAAATCGCTGCACGAGCTGGTGGAGGAATACAAAGGTGAACTGGTTGGCAAACACGTGTACGAACAGTACGGGAATCGGTTTCCGCTGCTAGTAAAATTTATCGATGCCAATGATGACCTTTCTATTCAGGTTCACCCGGACGATGAGCTGGCTAAAAAGCGCAAAAGCGGTTTCGGTAAAACCGAGATGTGGTACATCATGCAGGCCGACGAAGGCGCAAAGCTCAACTCGGGTTTCAATCGCGAGCTTACTAAAGATGAGTACGTAAAAGCCGTAGCCGACAATACCATTCAGGACCTGTTGAATATTGAAACGGCCAAACCCGGCGATGTATTCTTCCTGCCTGCCGGTCGGGTTCACTACATTGGGAAGGGCCTGTTGCTTGCTGAAATCCAGCAAACCTCCGACACAACCTATCGAATTTATGACTTCGATCGTGTGGATGCCACCACCGGTCAGAAGCGTGAACTCCATACCGAACTGGCCGTCGATGCCATTAATTATCATCATTACGATCATTATAAAACCCAGTACGACAAAAAGTTAAATGAGAGCGTCAACGTTGTAAAAAGTGATTATTTCATAACCAACGTATTGAATTTCAACGAGGAAGTCGCTCAAGATTACTCGCGCATCGACTCGTTTGTGATTCTGATTTGCGTGGCGGGTGGACTAACCATCGAAACGCAGGGCGGCTACAGCTTATCCCTCAAAATGGGCCAGTGCGCGCTGATTCCCGCATCGGTCAATAACCTGACGCTGATTCCCGATGGCGACATGACGGTTCTGGAAACGTATGTACCGTAA
- a CDS encoding nucleotidyltransferase family protein has protein sequence MTPQQTQQIITHLLPYQPTRIGVFGSYARGDNKPDSDLDLLVNFGVPMDLIKLMNVWDTLEDALGVHIDLVTENALKRSNPRVQESIASDLQVIYEV, from the coding sequence ATGACACCCCAGCAAACACAGCAGATTATTACGCATCTGCTCCCCTATCAGCCTACCCGAATTGGCGTATTTGGTTCGTATGCACGAGGTGACAATAAGCCCGATAGCGATTTGGATCTGCTGGTAAACTTTGGCGTTCCAATGGACTTAATCAAGCTTATGAACGTCTGGGACACCCTGGAAGATGCCTTAGGCGTTCACATTGATTTAGTGACCGAAAACGCACTTAAACGGTCGAATCCGCGTGTTCAGGAATCAATTGCCAGCGACTTACAGGTAATTTATGAAGTCTGA
- a CDS encoding DUF1572 domain-containing protein, whose protein sequence is MNVPSHKPLSTDYLESVKKQFLYYKLLGEKTMAQVPDDALFWQYNPDSNSIALIVKHLWGNMLSRWTDFLTTDGEKEWRSRDAEFENDISTRAELLARWNAGWTCLLAAIDSLTDEDLQKEIFIRNMGHSVLEAINRQLAHYPYHVGQIVFIGKMICGEKWHSLSIPRGNSVDYNADKFAQPKRKEHFTDEFMR, encoded by the coding sequence ATGAATGTGCCATCTCATAAGCCTCTGAGTACAGATTATCTGGAAAGCGTAAAAAAGCAGTTTCTCTATTACAAACTGCTTGGTGAAAAGACCATGGCCCAGGTGCCCGATGATGCTCTTTTCTGGCAGTACAATCCAGACAGTAATAGCATTGCGCTCATTGTAAAGCACCTATGGGGTAATATGCTCTCTCGTTGGACCGATTTCTTAACAACAGATGGCGAAAAAGAATGGCGGAGTCGTGATGCTGAGTTTGAGAATGACATTTCGACAAGAGCTGAATTACTGGCCAGATGGAATGCCGGGTGGACTTGTTTATTGGCGGCTATTGATTCACTAACCGATGAGGACTTACAGAAAGAAATCTTCATTCGAAATATGGGTCATTCTGTACTAGAGGCTATTAATCGGCAATTGGCCCACTATCCATATCATGTTGGTCAGATTGTTTTTATCGGGAAGATGATTTGTGGGGAAAAGTGGCACTCGCTTTCCATTCCGCGTGGAAATTCAGTCGATTATAATGCGGACAAATTCGCTCAACCGAAACGTAAAGAGCATTTCACGGATGAGTTCATGCGCTAA